One genomic segment of Erythrolamprus reginae isolate rEryReg1 chromosome 2, rEryReg1.hap1, whole genome shotgun sequence includes these proteins:
- the HNRNPA1 gene encoding heterogeneous nuclear ribonucleoprotein A1 isoform X1: MSKSEGSSEYGCDLSPNASPKEPEQLRKLFIGGLSFETTDESLRNHFEQWGTLTDCVVMRDPNTKRSRGFGFVTYSTVEEVDAAMNARPHKVDGRVVEPKRAVSREDSQRPGAHLTVKKIFVGGIKEDTEEHHLRDYFEQYGKIEVIEIMTDRGSGKKRGFAFVTFDDHDSVDKIVIQKYHTVNGHNCEVRKALSKQEMASASSSQRGRSSSGSFGSGRGGGFGGGDNFNRGSNFGGRGGFGSRSGGSGGGGGGGGGGGGGGGYGGSGDGYNGFGNDGYGGSGPGYSGGSRGYGGSGSYDGYNNGGGGFGGGSGGSNFGGGGSYNEFGSYNNQSSNFGPLKGGNFGGRSSGPYGGSGGGGYGGSGSSSSYGGGRRF; the protein is encoded by the exons ATGTCCAAATCTGAG GGATCGTCTGAATATGGGTGCGATCTGTCGCCTAACGCA TCCCCCAAGGAACCTGAACAGCTGCGAAAACTCTTTATTGGTGGCCTGAGTTTTGAGACAACAGATGAGAGCCTTCGCAATCATTTTGAGCAATGGGGCACACTTACAGATTGTGTG GTAATGAGAGACCCAAATACTAAGCGCTCCAGAGGGTTTGGATTTGTCACTTATTCAACAGTAGAAGAGGTTGATGCTGCCATGAATGCCAGACCACACAAGGTTGATGGCAGAGTTGTTGAACCAAAGAGAGCAGTATCTAGAGAG GACTCCCAGAGACCTGGAGCACATTTGACAGTGAAGAAAATCTTTGTTGGGGGAATTAAGGAAGATACAGAGGAACACCATTTGAGGGACTACTTTGAACAATATGGCAAAATTGAAGTTATAGAAATAATGACTGATCGTGGTAGTGGCAAAAAGAGGGGGTTTGCCTTTGTTACTTTTGATGATCATGACTCTGTGGACAAGATTGTCA TTCAGAAATACCATACTGTAAATGGACACAATTGTGAAGTCCGAAAGGCTTTGTCAAAACAGGAAATGGCCAGTGCCTCTTCCAGTCAGCGTG GTCGCAGTAGCTCTGGGAGTTTTGGCAGTGGGCGTGGAGGTGGGTTTGGCGGTGGTGACAATTTCAACCGTGGTAGCAATTTTGGAGGTCGTG GCGGGTTTGGCAGCCGcagtggtggtagtggtggtggtggtggtggtggaggaggaggaggaggaggaggaggatacgGAGGCAGCGGAGATGGCTATAATGGATTTGGCAATGATG GTTATGGAGGCAGTGGCCCTGGATATTCTGGAGGAAGCCGGGGTTATGGTGGCAGTGGAAGCTATGATGGATACAACAACGGCGGGGGCGGCTTTGGTGGTGGCAGTGGGG GAAGCAACTTTGGAGGTGGAGGAAGCTACAATGAGTTTGGCAGTTACAACAACCAGTCTTCAAATTTTGGGCCTTTGAAAGGAGGAAACTTTGGAGGGAGGAGTTCTGGCCCTTATGGTGGAAGTGGTGGTG GTGGCTATGGGGGCTCTGGTAGTAGCAGTAGCTATGGTGGTGGAAGGCGATTTTAA
- the HNRNPA1 gene encoding heterogeneous nuclear ribonucleoprotein A1 isoform X3, with protein MSKSEGSSEYGCDLSPNASPKEPEQLRKLFIGGLSFETTDESLRNHFEQWGTLTDCVVMRDPNTKRSRGFGFVTYSTVEEVDAAMNARPHKVDGRVVEPKRAVSREDSQRPGAHLTVKKIFVGGIKEDTEEHHLRDYFEQYGKIEVIEIMTDRGSGKKRGFAFVTFDDHDSVDKIVIQKYHTVNGHNCEVRKALSKQEMASASSSQRGRSSSGSFGSGRGGGFGGGDNFNRGSNFGGRGGFGSRSGGSGGGGGGGGGGGGGGGYGGSGDGYNGFGNDGYGGSGPGYSGGSRGYGGSGSYDGYNNGGGGFGGGSGGSNFGGGGSYNEFGSYNNQSSNFGPLKGGNFGGRSSGPYGGSGGGNKA; from the exons ATGTCCAAATCTGAG GGATCGTCTGAATATGGGTGCGATCTGTCGCCTAACGCA TCCCCCAAGGAACCTGAACAGCTGCGAAAACTCTTTATTGGTGGCCTGAGTTTTGAGACAACAGATGAGAGCCTTCGCAATCATTTTGAGCAATGGGGCACACTTACAGATTGTGTG GTAATGAGAGACCCAAATACTAAGCGCTCCAGAGGGTTTGGATTTGTCACTTATTCAACAGTAGAAGAGGTTGATGCTGCCATGAATGCCAGACCACACAAGGTTGATGGCAGAGTTGTTGAACCAAAGAGAGCAGTATCTAGAGAG GACTCCCAGAGACCTGGAGCACATTTGACAGTGAAGAAAATCTTTGTTGGGGGAATTAAGGAAGATACAGAGGAACACCATTTGAGGGACTACTTTGAACAATATGGCAAAATTGAAGTTATAGAAATAATGACTGATCGTGGTAGTGGCAAAAAGAGGGGGTTTGCCTTTGTTACTTTTGATGATCATGACTCTGTGGACAAGATTGTCA TTCAGAAATACCATACTGTAAATGGACACAATTGTGAAGTCCGAAAGGCTTTGTCAAAACAGGAAATGGCCAGTGCCTCTTCCAGTCAGCGTG GTCGCAGTAGCTCTGGGAGTTTTGGCAGTGGGCGTGGAGGTGGGTTTGGCGGTGGTGACAATTTCAACCGTGGTAGCAATTTTGGAGGTCGTG GCGGGTTTGGCAGCCGcagtggtggtagtggtggtggtggtggtggtggaggaggaggaggaggaggaggaggatacgGAGGCAGCGGAGATGGCTATAATGGATTTGGCAATGATG GTTATGGAGGCAGTGGCCCTGGATATTCTGGAGGAAGCCGGGGTTATGGTGGCAGTGGAAGCTATGATGGATACAACAACGGCGGGGGCGGCTTTGGTGGTGGCAGTGGGG GAAGCAACTTTGGAGGTGGAGGAAGCTACAATGAGTTTGGCAGTTACAACAACCAGTCTTCAAATTTTGGGCCTTTGAAAGGAGGAAACTTTGGAGGGAGGAGTTCTGGCCCTTATGGTGGAAGTGGTGGTG GAAACAAAGCTTAG
- the HNRNPA1 gene encoding heterogeneous nuclear ribonucleoprotein A1 isoform X2, translating into MSKSESPKEPEQLRKLFIGGLSFETTDESLRNHFEQWGTLTDCVVMRDPNTKRSRGFGFVTYSTVEEVDAAMNARPHKVDGRVVEPKRAVSREDSQRPGAHLTVKKIFVGGIKEDTEEHHLRDYFEQYGKIEVIEIMTDRGSGKKRGFAFVTFDDHDSVDKIVIQKYHTVNGHNCEVRKALSKQEMASASSSQRGRSSSGSFGSGRGGGFGGGDNFNRGSNFGGRGGFGSRSGGSGGGGGGGGGGGGGGGYGGSGDGYNGFGNDGYGGSGPGYSGGSRGYGGSGSYDGYNNGGGGFGGGSGGSNFGGGGSYNEFGSYNNQSSNFGPLKGGNFGGRSSGPYGGSGGGGYGGSGSSSSYGGGRRF; encoded by the exons ATGTCCAAATCTGAG TCCCCCAAGGAACCTGAACAGCTGCGAAAACTCTTTATTGGTGGCCTGAGTTTTGAGACAACAGATGAGAGCCTTCGCAATCATTTTGAGCAATGGGGCACACTTACAGATTGTGTG GTAATGAGAGACCCAAATACTAAGCGCTCCAGAGGGTTTGGATTTGTCACTTATTCAACAGTAGAAGAGGTTGATGCTGCCATGAATGCCAGACCACACAAGGTTGATGGCAGAGTTGTTGAACCAAAGAGAGCAGTATCTAGAGAG GACTCCCAGAGACCTGGAGCACATTTGACAGTGAAGAAAATCTTTGTTGGGGGAATTAAGGAAGATACAGAGGAACACCATTTGAGGGACTACTTTGAACAATATGGCAAAATTGAAGTTATAGAAATAATGACTGATCGTGGTAGTGGCAAAAAGAGGGGGTTTGCCTTTGTTACTTTTGATGATCATGACTCTGTGGACAAGATTGTCA TTCAGAAATACCATACTGTAAATGGACACAATTGTGAAGTCCGAAAGGCTTTGTCAAAACAGGAAATGGCCAGTGCCTCTTCCAGTCAGCGTG GTCGCAGTAGCTCTGGGAGTTTTGGCAGTGGGCGTGGAGGTGGGTTTGGCGGTGGTGACAATTTCAACCGTGGTAGCAATTTTGGAGGTCGTG GCGGGTTTGGCAGCCGcagtggtggtagtggtggtggtggtggtggtggaggaggaggaggaggaggaggaggatacgGAGGCAGCGGAGATGGCTATAATGGATTTGGCAATGATG GTTATGGAGGCAGTGGCCCTGGATATTCTGGAGGAAGCCGGGGTTATGGTGGCAGTGGAAGCTATGATGGATACAACAACGGCGGGGGCGGCTTTGGTGGTGGCAGTGGGG GAAGCAACTTTGGAGGTGGAGGAAGCTACAATGAGTTTGGCAGTTACAACAACCAGTCTTCAAATTTTGGGCCTTTGAAAGGAGGAAACTTTGGAGGGAGGAGTTCTGGCCCTTATGGTGGAAGTGGTGGTG GTGGCTATGGGGGCTCTGGTAGTAGCAGTAGCTATGGTGGTGGAAGGCGATTTTAA
- the HNRNPA1 gene encoding heterogeneous nuclear ribonucleoprotein A1 isoform X4 has translation MSKSESPKEPEQLRKLFIGGLSFETTDESLRNHFEQWGTLTDCVVMRDPNTKRSRGFGFVTYSTVEEVDAAMNARPHKVDGRVVEPKRAVSREDSQRPGAHLTVKKIFVGGIKEDTEEHHLRDYFEQYGKIEVIEIMTDRGSGKKRGFAFVTFDDHDSVDKIVIQKYHTVNGHNCEVRKALSKQEMASASSSQRGRSSSGSFGSGRGGGFGGGDNFNRGSNFGGRGGFGSRSGGSGGGGGGGGGGGGGGGYGGSGDGYNGFGNDGYGGSGPGYSGGSRGYGGSGSYDGYNNGGGGFGGGSGGSNFGGGGSYNEFGSYNNQSSNFGPLKGGNFGGRSSGPYGGSGGGNKA, from the exons ATGTCCAAATCTGAG TCCCCCAAGGAACCTGAACAGCTGCGAAAACTCTTTATTGGTGGCCTGAGTTTTGAGACAACAGATGAGAGCCTTCGCAATCATTTTGAGCAATGGGGCACACTTACAGATTGTGTG GTAATGAGAGACCCAAATACTAAGCGCTCCAGAGGGTTTGGATTTGTCACTTATTCAACAGTAGAAGAGGTTGATGCTGCCATGAATGCCAGACCACACAAGGTTGATGGCAGAGTTGTTGAACCAAAGAGAGCAGTATCTAGAGAG GACTCCCAGAGACCTGGAGCACATTTGACAGTGAAGAAAATCTTTGTTGGGGGAATTAAGGAAGATACAGAGGAACACCATTTGAGGGACTACTTTGAACAATATGGCAAAATTGAAGTTATAGAAATAATGACTGATCGTGGTAGTGGCAAAAAGAGGGGGTTTGCCTTTGTTACTTTTGATGATCATGACTCTGTGGACAAGATTGTCA TTCAGAAATACCATACTGTAAATGGACACAATTGTGAAGTCCGAAAGGCTTTGTCAAAACAGGAAATGGCCAGTGCCTCTTCCAGTCAGCGTG GTCGCAGTAGCTCTGGGAGTTTTGGCAGTGGGCGTGGAGGTGGGTTTGGCGGTGGTGACAATTTCAACCGTGGTAGCAATTTTGGAGGTCGTG GCGGGTTTGGCAGCCGcagtggtggtagtggtggtggtggtggtggtggaggaggaggaggaggaggaggaggatacgGAGGCAGCGGAGATGGCTATAATGGATTTGGCAATGATG GTTATGGAGGCAGTGGCCCTGGATATTCTGGAGGAAGCCGGGGTTATGGTGGCAGTGGAAGCTATGATGGATACAACAACGGCGGGGGCGGCTTTGGTGGTGGCAGTGGGG GAAGCAACTTTGGAGGTGGAGGAAGCTACAATGAGTTTGGCAGTTACAACAACCAGTCTTCAAATTTTGGGCCTTTGAAAGGAGGAAACTTTGGAGGGAGGAGTTCTGGCCCTTATGGTGGAAGTGGTGGTG GAAACAAAGCTTAG
- the HNRNPA1 gene encoding heterogeneous nuclear ribonucleoprotein A1 isoform X5, translating to MRRPRAPLLLSLSPKEPEQLRKLFIGGLSFETTDESLRNHFEQWGTLTDCVVMRDPNTKRSRGFGFVTYSTVEEVDAAMNARPHKVDGRVVEPKRAVSREDSQRPGAHLTVKKIFVGGIKEDTEEHHLRDYFEQYGKIEVIEIMTDRGSGKKRGFAFVTFDDHDSVDKIVIQKYHTVNGHNCEVRKALSKQEMASASSSQRGRSSSGSFGSGRGGGFGGGDNFNRGSNFGGRGGFGSRSGGSGGGGGGGGGGGGGGGYGGSGDGYNGFGNDGYGGSGPGYSGGSRGYGGSGSYDGYNNGGGGFGGGSGGSNFGGGGSYNEFGSYNNQSSNFGPLKGGNFGGRSSGPYGGSGGGGYGGSGSSSSYGGGRRF from the exons ATGCGACGGCCACGTGCTCCCTTGCTTTTGTCTCTG TCCCCCAAGGAACCTGAACAGCTGCGAAAACTCTTTATTGGTGGCCTGAGTTTTGAGACAACAGATGAGAGCCTTCGCAATCATTTTGAGCAATGGGGCACACTTACAGATTGTGTG GTAATGAGAGACCCAAATACTAAGCGCTCCAGAGGGTTTGGATTTGTCACTTATTCAACAGTAGAAGAGGTTGATGCTGCCATGAATGCCAGACCACACAAGGTTGATGGCAGAGTTGTTGAACCAAAGAGAGCAGTATCTAGAGAG GACTCCCAGAGACCTGGAGCACATTTGACAGTGAAGAAAATCTTTGTTGGGGGAATTAAGGAAGATACAGAGGAACACCATTTGAGGGACTACTTTGAACAATATGGCAAAATTGAAGTTATAGAAATAATGACTGATCGTGGTAGTGGCAAAAAGAGGGGGTTTGCCTTTGTTACTTTTGATGATCATGACTCTGTGGACAAGATTGTCA TTCAGAAATACCATACTGTAAATGGACACAATTGTGAAGTCCGAAAGGCTTTGTCAAAACAGGAAATGGCCAGTGCCTCTTCCAGTCAGCGTG GTCGCAGTAGCTCTGGGAGTTTTGGCAGTGGGCGTGGAGGTGGGTTTGGCGGTGGTGACAATTTCAACCGTGGTAGCAATTTTGGAGGTCGTG GCGGGTTTGGCAGCCGcagtggtggtagtggtggtggtggtggtggtggaggaggaggaggaggaggaggaggatacgGAGGCAGCGGAGATGGCTATAATGGATTTGGCAATGATG GTTATGGAGGCAGTGGCCCTGGATATTCTGGAGGAAGCCGGGGTTATGGTGGCAGTGGAAGCTATGATGGATACAACAACGGCGGGGGCGGCTTTGGTGGTGGCAGTGGGG GAAGCAACTTTGGAGGTGGAGGAAGCTACAATGAGTTTGGCAGTTACAACAACCAGTCTTCAAATTTTGGGCCTTTGAAAGGAGGAAACTTTGGAGGGAGGAGTTCTGGCCCTTATGGTGGAAGTGGTGGTG GTGGCTATGGGGGCTCTGGTAGTAGCAGTAGCTATGGTGGTGGAAGGCGATTTTAA
- the NFE2 gene encoding transcription factor NF-E2 45 kDa subunit isoform X2 — protein MSPCPPQQGWTRSTFLPLYNPLAGGEACSQGEMELTWQEILSISELQGLDMPAESCYDPALCGHSQQMVPSSNYAPCAGMGEGSGSNYNPPTAAAYDHPYPENLPASCTLYSYTGMLISSTLEPPAPAMLGGYKGMPGMMLGRELTNGYGPQGACKLQEDLESDSGLSLNYSDAESLEAEGLERAEYPSLYPLDHVPAYPPLAPVPEVPFPEHHSEHSLENGQSPRGELVGNRDERRALAMKIPFPVEKIINLPVDDFNELLSRFPLSEPQLALIRDIRRRGKNKVAAQNCRKRKLETLVHLEQELDELSRERQRLLQDRGEFNRSLTLTKQKLGALYHQVFCMLRDEAGNAYSPDEYVLQLTIDGGVFLVPRNKQPESANG, from the exons ATGTCCCCCTGCCCACCCCAGCAGGGATGGACTCGGAGTACCTTCCTCCCTTTGTACAACCCCCTGGCAGGGGGGGAAGCTTGCTCACAGGGGGAAATGGAGCTCACCTGGCAAGAGATTCTCTCAATCTCAGAATTGCAG GGTCTTGATATGCCAGCTGAGAGTTGCTACGATCCAGCTTTATGTGGTCATTCCCAACAGATGGTGCCATCCTCTAACTATGCGCCCTGTGCAGGGATGGGCGAGGGTTCTGGTTCCAATTACAACCCTCCTACCGCTGCAGCCTACGACCATCCCTACCCAGAAAATCTGCCTGCTTCTTGTACACTCTACAGCTACACTGGCATGCTCATCTCTTCCACCTTGGAGCCTCCAGCACCTGCTATGCTGGGCGGATATAAAGGGATGCCAGGGATGATGTTGGGGAGGGAGCTAACTAATGGCTATGGACCACAGGGAGCTTGCAAGCTCCAAGAAGATCTGGAATCGGATTCTGGATTATCCCTCAATTACAGCGATGCAGAGTCCCTGGAAGCTGAGGGGCTCGAGCGGGCCGAATATCCGTCTTTGTATCCCTTGGACCATGTCCCAGCCTACCCTCCATTGGCTCCTGTGCCAGAGGTGCCCTTCCCTGAGCATCACTCGGAGCATTCTTTGGAAAACGGGCAGAGCCCACGGGGAGAATTAGTTGGCAACAGGGATGAACGTCGGGCGCTGGCCATGAAAATCCCCTTCCCCGTGGAAAAGATCATCAACCTGCCAGTGGACGACTTCAATGAGCTGCTGTCACGTTTCCCGCTGAGCGAGCCTCAGCTGGCGCTAATCCGGGACATCCGCCGCCGCGGCAAGAACAAAGTGGCGGCTCAAAATTGCCGCAAGCGCAAGCTGGAGACCTTGGTGCACCTGGAGCAGGAGCTGGATGAACTCAGCCGCGAGCGTCAGCGCTTGTTACAGGATCGCGGAGAGTTTAACAGGAGTCTGACACTGACCAAGCAGAAGCTGGGAGCCCTCTACCACCAAGTATTTTGCATGTTGCGGGATGAAGCCGGCAATGCCTATTCTCCTGACGAGTACGTGCTCCAGCTCACAATCGATGGCGGTGTCTTTCTTGTCCCACGCAACAAGCAGCCAGAAAGTGCCAACGGCTGA
- the NFE2 gene encoding transcription factor NF-E2 45 kDa subunit isoform X1, whose amino-acid sequence MSDPGSCTLQIHRAAAENFAATADFGGIFLEQTLGRGRPDKMSPCPPQQGWTRSTFLPLYNPLAGGEACSQGEMELTWQEILSISELQGLDMPAESCYDPALCGHSQQMVPSSNYAPCAGMGEGSGSNYNPPTAAAYDHPYPENLPASCTLYSYTGMLISSTLEPPAPAMLGGYKGMPGMMLGRELTNGYGPQGACKLQEDLESDSGLSLNYSDAESLEAEGLERAEYPSLYPLDHVPAYPPLAPVPEVPFPEHHSEHSLENGQSPRGELVGNRDERRALAMKIPFPVEKIINLPVDDFNELLSRFPLSEPQLALIRDIRRRGKNKVAAQNCRKRKLETLVHLEQELDELSRERQRLLQDRGEFNRSLTLTKQKLGALYHQVFCMLRDEAGNAYSPDEYVLQLTIDGGVFLVPRNKQPESANG is encoded by the exons ATGTCTGATCCAGGCAGCTGCACACTGCAGATTCACAGGGCTGCTGCAGAG AACTTTGCTGCCACGGCTGATTTTGGAGGCATCTTTCTGGAGCAGACACTGGGCAGAGGTCGGCCTGATAAGATGTCCCCCTGCCCACCCCAGCAGGGATGGACTCGGAGTACCTTCCTCCCTTTGTACAACCCCCTGGCAGGGGGGGAAGCTTGCTCACAGGGGGAAATGGAGCTCACCTGGCAAGAGATTCTCTCAATCTCAGAATTGCAG GGTCTTGATATGCCAGCTGAGAGTTGCTACGATCCAGCTTTATGTGGTCATTCCCAACAGATGGTGCCATCCTCTAACTATGCGCCCTGTGCAGGGATGGGCGAGGGTTCTGGTTCCAATTACAACCCTCCTACCGCTGCAGCCTACGACCATCCCTACCCAGAAAATCTGCCTGCTTCTTGTACACTCTACAGCTACACTGGCATGCTCATCTCTTCCACCTTGGAGCCTCCAGCACCTGCTATGCTGGGCGGATATAAAGGGATGCCAGGGATGATGTTGGGGAGGGAGCTAACTAATGGCTATGGACCACAGGGAGCTTGCAAGCTCCAAGAAGATCTGGAATCGGATTCTGGATTATCCCTCAATTACAGCGATGCAGAGTCCCTGGAAGCTGAGGGGCTCGAGCGGGCCGAATATCCGTCTTTGTATCCCTTGGACCATGTCCCAGCCTACCCTCCATTGGCTCCTGTGCCAGAGGTGCCCTTCCCTGAGCATCACTCGGAGCATTCTTTGGAAAACGGGCAGAGCCCACGGGGAGAATTAGTTGGCAACAGGGATGAACGTCGGGCGCTGGCCATGAAAATCCCCTTCCCCGTGGAAAAGATCATCAACCTGCCAGTGGACGACTTCAATGAGCTGCTGTCACGTTTCCCGCTGAGCGAGCCTCAGCTGGCGCTAATCCGGGACATCCGCCGCCGCGGCAAGAACAAAGTGGCGGCTCAAAATTGCCGCAAGCGCAAGCTGGAGACCTTGGTGCACCTGGAGCAGGAGCTGGATGAACTCAGCCGCGAGCGTCAGCGCTTGTTACAGGATCGCGGAGAGTTTAACAGGAGTCTGACACTGACCAAGCAGAAGCTGGGAGCCCTCTACCACCAAGTATTTTGCATGTTGCGGGATGAAGCCGGCAATGCCTATTCTCCTGACGAGTACGTGCTCCAGCTCACAATCGATGGCGGTGTCTTTCTTGTCCCACGCAACAAGCAGCCAGAAAGTGCCAACGGCTGA